A single region of the Streptomyces sp. NBC_01262 genome encodes:
- a CDS encoding GntR family transcriptional regulator, with the protein MGSDVNGTGGAGRRISAQAVCTAIRDDIISGFYPPGGRLTEELLAKRYGVSRVPVREALRTLESEGFVRTRRHAGASVAEPSDQEAADLLEIRGLLEPLGAARAAQRRTEAHIKVLRGLVRLGQERSLQGQLSDLPSLDSWFHETLAQASGSPTLVALLTQLRHKIAWVYAVDSPGRAVESWEEHGAIVDAVARGDAERARKLAAGHVERAAGAHRLRRTGRAGAVRN; encoded by the coding sequence GTGGGATCGGATGTGAACGGGACGGGCGGCGCTGGGCGTCGTATTTCCGCCCAGGCGGTGTGCACGGCGATCCGTGACGACATCATCAGCGGCTTCTATCCGCCGGGCGGCCGGCTGACCGAGGAGCTGCTGGCCAAGCGGTACGGGGTGTCGCGGGTGCCGGTGCGCGAGGCGCTGCGCACGCTGGAGTCCGAGGGGTTCGTACGCACTCGCAGACACGCCGGGGCGTCGGTCGCCGAGCCCTCCGACCAGGAGGCCGCCGACCTGCTGGAGATCAGAGGGCTGCTGGAGCCGCTGGGTGCGGCGCGCGCCGCCCAGCGCCGGACGGAGGCGCACATCAAGGTGCTGCGCGGTCTGGTGAGACTCGGGCAGGAGCGTTCCCTGCAGGGGCAGTTGTCCGATCTGCCCTCGCTGGACAGCTGGTTCCACGAGACGCTGGCCCAGGCCTCGGGCAGTCCCACGCTGGTCGCGCTGCTCACCCAGCTCCGGCACAAGATCGCATGGGTGTACGCGGTCGACTCGCCGGGCCGCGCCGTGGAGTCCTGGGAGGAGCACGGGGCGATCGTGGACGCGGTGGCGCGCGGTGACGCGGAGCGGGCCCGCAAGCTGGCGGCAGGGCACGTGGAGCGCGCGGCCGGGGCCCACCGGCTGCGCCGCACAGGCCGCGCCGGCGCGGTGAGGAACTAG
- a CDS encoding thymidine kinase — protein sequence MPELVFFSGTMDCGKSTLALQIGHNRSARGLQGVIFTRDDRAGQGKLSSRLGLVTEAVEAAPGMDLYGYLVQQMSKGSKVDYVIVDEAQFLAPEQIDQLANVVDDLGLDVFAFGITTDFRTKLFPGSQRLIELADRIETLQVEAMCWCGARATHNARTVGGEMVVEGEQVVVGDVNRATEEVGYEVLCRRHHRRRMTSAAAHAAAISPDVLPVT from the coding sequence ATGCCCGAGCTCGTGTTCTTCTCCGGAACCATGGACTGCGGAAAGAGCACCCTGGCGCTCCAGATCGGGCACAACCGGTCCGCGAGGGGCCTGCAAGGTGTGATCTTCACCCGCGACGACCGCGCGGGCCAGGGGAAGCTCTCTTCCCGCCTCGGCCTGGTAACGGAGGCGGTCGAGGCCGCTCCGGGCATGGACCTGTACGGCTACCTGGTGCAGCAGATGTCGAAGGGCAGCAAGGTCGACTACGTGATCGTGGACGAGGCGCAGTTCCTCGCGCCCGAGCAGATAGACCAGCTGGCCAATGTCGTGGACGACCTGGGGCTGGACGTGTTCGCCTTCGGTATCACCACGGACTTCCGTACCAAGCTCTTCCCCGGCTCGCAGCGGCTGATCGAACTGGCGGACCGGATCGAGACCCTCCAGGTCGAGGCGATGTGCTGGTGCGGGGCCCGCGCCACCCACAACGCCCGCACCGTGGGCGGCGAGATGGTCGTGGAGGGTGAGCAGGTCGTCGTGGGCGACGTCAACCGCGCGACCGAGGAGGTCGGTTACGAGGTGCTGTGCCGTCGCCACCACCGCCGCCGCATGACCAGCGCCGCCGCACATGCCGCCGCCATCTCGCCGGACGTCCTGCCGGTCACCTGA
- a CDS encoding DUF5998 family protein, which produces MAKTGTTTTKGLRAAIERSGYYPALVAEAVEAAVGGEPVASYLVHQETTFDANEVRRHVTVLVLTSTRFIVSHTDEQAADDTSPSPYATTSTESVKLARISSVVLSRVVANPESYTPGTLPREVVLTIGWGAVSRLDLEPAACGDPNCEADHGYTGSSTADDLSLRVSEAGDGPETVRQALAFAQALSEATAATPGSAG; this is translated from the coding sequence ATGGCGAAGACCGGTACGACGACCACCAAGGGGCTGCGCGCGGCGATCGAGCGCAGCGGCTACTACCCGGCCCTCGTGGCCGAGGCCGTGGAGGCGGCGGTCGGAGGGGAGCCGGTGGCGTCGTACCTGGTGCACCAGGAGACGACGTTCGACGCGAACGAGGTGCGCAGGCATGTGACGGTCCTGGTGCTGACCTCGACCCGTTTCATCGTGAGCCACACGGACGAGCAGGCGGCGGACGACACCTCCCCCTCCCCGTACGCCACCACCTCCACCGAGTCCGTCAAGCTCGCCCGGATCTCCTCGGTCGTGCTGAGCCGGGTCGTCGCCAACCCCGAGTCGTACACGCCGGGGACGCTGCCCCGCGAGGTCGTGCTGACCATCGGCTGGGGCGCGGTCAGCCGCCTGGACCTGGAGCCGGCGGCGTGCGGCGACCCCAACTGCGAGGCGGACCACGGCTACACGGGCTCCTCGACGGCCGACGACCTGAGCCTGCGCGTGAGCGAGGCGGGCGACGGCCCGGAGACCGTACGGCAGGCGCTGGCCTTCGCGCAGGCGCTGTCCGAGGCGACCGCGGCGACCCCCGGGTCCGCCGGCTGA
- a CDS encoding bifunctional acetate--CoA ligase family protein/GNAT family N-acetyltransferase — MTIPPSSRPYPVHWEADVVLRDGGISHVRPITPDDADRLVSFYEQVSDESKYYRFFAPYPRLSAKDVHRFTHHDYDDRVGLAATVGGEFIATVRYDRTEEGQAEVAFLVQDAHQGRGVASALMEHIAAVARERGIRRFIAEVLPANRKMIKVFTDAGYTQQRSFTDGVVRLELDLEPTDASLAVQRAREQRAEGRSVQRLLAPQSVVVIGAGRRPGGVGRTLLRNIAAAGFTGRLHAVNHSFTDDQGTVDGVPAYRSITEIPEPVDLAVLAVPAERVPEAVADCGEHGVQGLLVVTSGYAESGDPAGRERQRALVRQARSYGMRVIGPNALGILNTSPAVRLNASLSPELPVTGRLGLFTQSGAIGIAVLGGLHRRGAGVSSFVSAGNRADVSGNDILQYWHEDPATDAVLMYLETIGNPRKFNRLAKRTAAVKPVVVVKGARHSGAVPPGQLVAPSRIPDSTVSALFRQAGVIRVSTVTELADAGLLLSFQPLPAGDRVAVLGNSESLGLLTYDACLTAGLAPAAPLDLTTAATPGDFRDALTAALADDACDAVVVTAIPRVGSEDAPDPESGDDPLLAEALCEAAAAAREAGKPVLLVHLALDRMGDRLGARRIPAYPAAERAVRALAEASAYARWRRESATPGKVPDFEDTQEGAARHDVARLLADAGNDRITLDDDAAAALLARYGIPVRRCLPAPDTDAALSAAGRLGYPVALKTTAPHLRHRADLGGVRLDLAGPDDLRRAYDELTARLGKPAELRLVVQAMAPRGVDTVVRATVDPAAGAVLSFGLAGAPSELLGDIAHRLVPATDRDAAELVRSIKAAPLLFGWRGSEPVDTAALEELLLRVSLLADDLPEVVAVDLEPVVVAQQGVAVLGATVRLARPPARTDLGPRALSSF, encoded by the coding sequence ATGACCATTCCGCCGTCCTCGCGGCCCTATCCCGTGCACTGGGAGGCGGATGTCGTCCTCCGCGACGGCGGCATCTCCCACGTCCGCCCGATCACCCCGGACGACGCGGACCGCCTGGTCAGCTTCTACGAGCAGGTCTCCGACGAGTCCAAGTACTACCGCTTCTTCGCCCCGTACCCCCGCCTGTCCGCCAAGGACGTGCACCGCTTCACCCACCATGACTACGACGACCGGGTGGGTCTGGCCGCCACCGTCGGCGGCGAGTTCATCGCCACGGTGCGCTACGACCGTACGGAGGAGGGCCAGGCCGAGGTCGCCTTCCTGGTCCAGGACGCGCACCAGGGGCGGGGCGTGGCCTCCGCCCTGATGGAGCACATCGCGGCCGTGGCCCGGGAGCGGGGCATCCGCCGCTTCATCGCCGAGGTGCTGCCCGCCAACCGCAAGATGATCAAGGTCTTCACCGACGCGGGCTACACCCAGCAGCGCAGCTTCACCGACGGCGTCGTACGCCTCGAACTCGACCTGGAACCCACCGACGCCTCCCTCGCCGTCCAGCGGGCCCGCGAGCAGCGAGCGGAGGGGCGGTCCGTGCAGCGGCTGCTCGCTCCCCAGTCCGTGGTCGTGATCGGCGCCGGGCGGCGCCCCGGCGGCGTCGGCCGCACCCTGCTCCGCAACATCGCCGCCGCCGGTTTCACCGGCCGCCTGCACGCCGTCAACCACTCCTTCACCGACGACCAGGGCACCGTCGATGGCGTCCCCGCCTACCGCTCGATCACCGAGATCCCCGAGCCCGTCGACCTCGCCGTCCTCGCGGTGCCCGCCGAGCGGGTCCCCGAGGCCGTCGCCGACTGCGGCGAGCACGGCGTCCAGGGCCTGCTCGTGGTCACCTCCGGCTACGCCGAGTCCGGCGACCCGGCGGGCCGCGAGCGGCAGCGCGCGCTGGTGCGGCAGGCCCGCTCGTACGGCATGCGCGTCATCGGCCCCAACGCGCTCGGCATCCTCAACACCTCGCCCGCCGTACGGCTCAACGCCTCGCTCTCCCCGGAGCTGCCGGTCACCGGGCGGCTCGGCCTGTTCACCCAGTCCGGCGCGATCGGCATCGCCGTGCTCGGCGGACTGCACCGGCGCGGCGCCGGGGTGTCGTCCTTCGTCTCCGCGGGCAACCGCGCCGACGTCTCCGGCAACGACATCCTCCAGTACTGGCACGAGGACCCGGCCACCGACGCCGTCCTGATGTACCTGGAGACCATCGGCAACCCGCGCAAGTTCAACCGCCTCGCCAAGCGCACCGCCGCCGTCAAGCCCGTCGTGGTCGTCAAGGGCGCCCGCCACTCCGGCGCGGTGCCGCCCGGCCAGCTCGTGGCCCCCTCCCGGATCCCCGACAGCACGGTCTCCGCGCTGTTCCGGCAGGCCGGCGTCATCCGGGTCAGCACGGTCACCGAACTCGCCGACGCCGGGCTGCTGCTGTCCTTCCAGCCGCTCCCGGCCGGCGACCGCGTCGCCGTCCTCGGCAACTCCGAGTCCCTCGGCCTGCTCACCTACGACGCCTGCCTCACCGCCGGGCTGGCCCCGGCCGCCCCCCTGGACCTCACCACCGCCGCCACACCCGGCGACTTCCGCGACGCGCTCACCGCCGCCCTCGCCGACGACGCCTGCGACGCCGTCGTCGTCACCGCCATCCCCCGCGTCGGCTCCGAGGACGCCCCCGACCCCGAGTCCGGCGACGACCCGCTGCTCGCGGAGGCGCTGTGCGAGGCGGCCGCGGCGGCCCGGGAGGCGGGAAAGCCCGTCCTGCTCGTCCACCTCGCCCTGGACCGCATGGGCGACCGGCTCGGCGCCCGCCGCATCCCCGCCTACCCCGCCGCCGAACGGGCCGTACGCGCCCTGGCCGAGGCGAGCGCGTACGCCAGGTGGCGGCGCGAGTCCGCCACCCCCGGCAAGGTCCCCGACTTCGAGGACACCCAGGAGGGCGCCGCCCGCCACGACGTCGCCCGCCTGCTGGCGGACGCCGGCAACGACCGGATCACCCTGGACGACGATGCCGCCGCCGCCCTCCTGGCCCGCTACGGCATCCCCGTCCGCCGCTGCCTCCCCGCCCCCGACACCGACGCCGCCCTCTCCGCCGCCGGCCGCCTCGGCTACCCCGTCGCCCTCAAGACCACCGCCCCGCACCTGCGCCACCGCGCCGACCTCGGCGGCGTCCGCCTCGACCTCGCCGGCCCCGACGACCTGCGCCGCGCCTACGACGAGCTCACCGCCCGCCTCGGCAAGCCCGCCGAGCTCCGGCTCGTCGTCCAGGCCATGGCCCCCCGCGGCGTCGACACCGTCGTCCGCGCCACGGTCGACCCCGCGGCGGGCGCGGTTCTGTCCTTCGGCCTGGCCGGGGCGCCCTCCGAACTCCTCGGCGACATCGCCCACCGCCTTGTCCCGGCCACCGACCGCGACGCGGCGGAGCTGGTGCGGTCCATCAAGGCCGCGCCGCTCCTCTTCGGCTGGCGCGGCTCCGAGCCCGTCGACACGGCCGCCCTTGAGGAGTTGCTGCTACGGGTCTCGCTGCTCGCCGACGACCTCCCCGAAGTCGTCGCGGTCGACCTGGAGCCGGTGGTCGTGGCCCAGCAGGGCGTCGCGGTGCTCGGCGCCACGGTCCGCCTGGCGCGACCCCCGGCCAGGACGGACCTCGGCCCAAGGGCGCTGTCGTCCTTCTGA
- a CDS encoding alkaline phosphatase family protein, whose translation MIQPAPAYDPAPLDPRTAPAPRYGTASLSDVLPAVTAGLGVTTGPPTGLDLAPADRVCVFLVDGMGWELLRAHPDEAPFLGSLLGSSLNRTGQPLTAGFPSTTATSLASVGTGLPPGAHGLAGYTVLDPASGKLMNQLRWQPWTDPHAWQPYPTVFQLADAAGVQTCQVTSPAFQHTPLTKIALSGGSFHGRLTGDERMDFAADRLGCADRTLVYTYYSELDSMGHRHGVDSDAWRGQLMMIDRLAQRLAEQLPPRSALYITADHGMIDIPFDEESRIDFDEDWELSAGVAVLGGEARARHVYAVPGAAADVFTVWSEVLGEQMWVASRDEAIAAGWFGPLVDDRVRGRIGDVVAVAREDIAVVATRTEPGESSMVGLHGSMTPVEQLVPLLEVRS comes from the coding sequence ATGATCCAGCCCGCACCGGCCTACGACCCAGCGCCGCTCGACCCCCGCACGGCCCCGGCTCCCCGTTACGGCACCGCGTCGCTGAGCGATGTGCTGCCCGCCGTCACCGCCGGCCTCGGCGTCACCACCGGCCCGCCGACCGGACTGGACCTGGCCCCCGCCGACCGGGTGTGCGTGTTCCTGGTCGACGGCATGGGCTGGGAGCTGCTGCGCGCGCACCCGGACGAGGCGCCGTTCCTCGGCTCCCTCCTCGGCAGCTCGCTGAACCGCACCGGGCAGCCGCTCACCGCGGGCTTCCCGTCCACCACCGCGACCTCGCTGGCCTCCGTCGGCACCGGACTGCCGCCGGGCGCGCACGGGCTCGCCGGCTACACCGTGCTGGACCCGGCCAGCGGCAAGCTGATGAACCAGCTGCGCTGGCAGCCGTGGACGGACCCGCACGCGTGGCAGCCGTACCCGACCGTCTTCCAACTCGCCGACGCCGCGGGCGTGCAGACCTGCCAGGTCACCTCCCCGGCCTTCCAGCACACCCCGCTCACCAAGATCGCGCTGAGCGGCGGCAGCTTCCACGGCCGCCTCACCGGCGACGAGCGGATGGACTTCGCCGCCGACCGCCTCGGCTGCGCGGACCGCACGCTGGTCTACACGTACTACAGCGAGCTGGACTCGATGGGCCACCGCCACGGAGTCGACTCCGACGCCTGGCGCGGCCAGCTCATGATGATCGACCGCCTCGCCCAGCGCCTCGCCGAGCAACTGCCGCCCCGCTCCGCGCTCTACATCACCGCCGACCACGGCATGATCGACATCCCCTTCGACGAGGAGTCGCGGATCGACTTCGACGAGGACTGGGAGCTGAGCGCCGGCGTCGCCGTCCTCGGCGGCGAGGCCCGCGCCCGCCACGTGTACGCGGTGCCGGGCGCCGCCGCCGACGTCTTCACGGTCTGGAGCGAGGTCCTGGGCGAGCAGATGTGGGTCGCGAGCCGCGACGAGGCCATCGCCGCCGGCTGGTTCGGCCCGCTGGTCGACGACCGCGTACGCGGCCGGATCGGCGATGTGGTGGCCGTTGCCCGCGAGGACATCGCGGTCGTCGCCACCCGCACCGAGCCGGGGGAGTCCTCGATGGTCGGCCTGCACGGTTCGATGACCCCCGTGGAGCAGCTCGTACCGCTGCTCGAAGTACGCTCCTGA
- a CDS encoding M23 family metallopeptidase has product MAHTVRTTLACAAALAVTLAIPATAGAAQTDRTDRTAFAQCATVTGTIAGHIAEQADAQHKAAHKSRATHRAHVAHAAKAAKAKARAKAKAKARARARAAHAAHVTHAAKAHAAHVTHAAKAHAAHAAHAAKVAAAKRKAKAAHASRSQARTALTTGTRSASGWMKPVSSYVSTPYHATSSLWASGYHTGADFVAATGTPVRAIGPATVVQAGWGGSYGNSVILRMSDGMYVLYGHLSSIGVSAGQSVSAGKQLGLSGATGNVTGPHLHFEVRTTQNYGSDVDPVAYLRKHGVTL; this is encoded by the coding sequence ATGGCGCATACCGTTCGTACGACCCTGGCCTGCGCTGCCGCGCTGGCCGTCACGCTCGCCATACCCGCCACCGCGGGTGCCGCGCAGACGGACCGCACCGACCGCACCGCCTTCGCGCAGTGCGCCACCGTCACCGGCACGATCGCCGGGCACATCGCCGAGCAGGCAGACGCGCAGCACAAGGCGGCCCACAAGAGCCGCGCGACCCACCGGGCGCACGTGGCCCACGCCGCGAAGGCGGCCAAGGCGAAGGCCAGGGCAAAGGCCAAGGCCAAAGCGCGAGCCAGGGCGAGGGCCGCCCACGCCGCCCACGTCACCCACGCTGCGAAGGCCCACGCCGCTCACGTCACCCACGCTGCGAAGGCCCACGCCGCGCACGCCGCCCACGCCGCGAAGGTGGCCGCCGCCAAGCGGAAGGCCAAGGCGGCGCACGCCTCGCGCTCGCAGGCCCGTACGGCCCTGACGACAGGCACGCGCAGCGCGAGCGGCTGGATGAAGCCGGTCAGCTCCTACGTGTCGACCCCGTACCACGCCACCAGCAGCCTGTGGGCCTCCGGCTACCACACCGGCGCCGATTTCGTCGCCGCGACCGGCACGCCCGTGCGCGCGATCGGACCGGCGACGGTCGTGCAGGCGGGCTGGGGCGGCAGCTACGGCAACAGCGTCATCCTGCGCATGTCGGACGGGATGTACGTGCTGTACGGCCACCTCTCCTCGATCGGCGTCTCGGCCGGCCAGAGCGTGAGCGCGGGCAAGCAGCTCGGCCTGTCGGGCGCGACCGGCAATGTGACCGGACCGCACCTGCACTTCGAGGTGCGCACCACCCAGAACTATGGTTCGGACGTCGACCCTGTCGCGTACCTGCGCAAGCACGGCGTGACGCTGTAG
- a CDS encoding M16 family metallopeptidase codes for MTDVAPTMTFHPQPQAGEPRPWDFPAPGRGALPNGLTVLRSHRPGQKVVAVEVLLAAPLDAEPEGLDGVATIMSRALSEGTDKLDAEEFAAELERCGATLDAAADHPGVRVSLEVPASRLDKALGLLADALRAPAFPDSEVERLVNNRLDEIPHELANPARRAAMALSKELFAPTLRCSRPRQGTEETVARIDAAAVRAFYDAHVRPSTSTVVVVGDLTGIDLDALLAETLGEWTGKPAERRALPSITSDDRARVVIVDRPGAVQTQLLIGRTGSDRHDPVWPAQVLGTYCLGGTLTSRLDRVLREEKGYTYGVRAFGQVLLSTPEGTGASLLGISGSVATDVTAPALGDLWQVLRTLAAEGLDDDERDVAVQNLVGVAPLRYETASAVAGTLADQVEQYLPDDFQAQMYARLARTGTVEATAAAVSAFPLDRLVVVLVGDASAIAEPVGALGLGPVEVVQA; via the coding sequence GTGACCGACGTCGCACCCACCATGACGTTCCACCCGCAGCCGCAGGCCGGGGAGCCCAGGCCGTGGGACTTCCCCGCCCCCGGCCGTGGAGCCCTGCCCAACGGACTGACGGTGCTGCGCAGCCACCGGCCCGGCCAGAAGGTCGTCGCCGTCGAGGTGCTGCTCGCCGCCCCGCTGGACGCCGAACCCGAGGGCCTGGACGGCGTGGCCACCATCATGTCCCGCGCCCTGTCCGAGGGCACCGACAAGCTCGACGCCGAGGAGTTCGCGGCCGAGCTGGAGCGCTGCGGCGCCACGCTCGACGCCGCCGCGGACCACCCGGGCGTCCGGGTCTCCCTGGAGGTGCCCGCGTCCCGCCTGGACAAGGCGCTGGGGCTGCTCGCCGATGCCCTGCGGGCCCCGGCCTTCCCCGACAGCGAGGTCGAGCGGCTGGTCAACAACCGCCTCGACGAGATCCCGCACGAGCTGGCCAACCCGGCCCGCCGCGCCGCCATGGCCCTGTCCAAGGAGCTCTTCGCGCCCACGCTGCGCTGCTCGCGGCCCCGCCAGGGCACCGAGGAGACGGTCGCCCGGATCGACGCGGCGGCGGTGCGCGCCTTCTACGACGCCCATGTGCGGCCCTCCACCTCCACCGTCGTCGTGGTCGGTGACCTCACCGGCATCGACCTGGACGCGCTGCTGGCGGAGACCCTGGGGGAGTGGACCGGCAAGCCCGCCGAACGGCGTGCCCTGCCGTCCATCACCTCCGACGACCGTGCCCGGGTCGTCATCGTGGACCGCCCCGGCGCCGTCCAGACCCAGCTCCTCATCGGCCGCACCGGCTCCGACCGCCACGACCCGGTGTGGCCGGCCCAGGTGCTGGGCACGTACTGCCTCGGCGGCACCCTCACCTCGCGGCTGGACCGCGTCCTGCGCGAGGAGAAGGGCTACACCTACGGCGTACGCGCCTTCGGCCAGGTCCTGCTGTCCACGCCCGAGGGCACCGGCGCCTCGCTGCTGGGCATCAGCGGGTCGGTGGCCACCGATGTGACGGCCCCGGCTCTCGGCGACCTGTGGCAGGTGCTGCGCACCCTCGCCGCGGAGGGCCTTGACGACGACGAGCGCGATGTCGCCGTCCAGAACCTCGTCGGCGTCGCCCCGCTGCGCTACGAGACCGCCTCGGCGGTCGCCGGGACGCTCGCCGACCAGGTCGAGCAGTACCTTCCGGACGACTTCCAGGCGCAGATGTACGCCCGGCTCGCCCGCACCGGCACGGTCGAGGCGACGGCGGCCGCCGTCAGCGCCTTCCCCCTGGACCGGCTGGTGGTCGTCCTGGTCGGCGACGCCTCCGCCATCGCCGAGCCGGTCGGCGCGCTCGGCCTGGGCCCGGTGGAGGTCGTCCAGGCCTGA
- a CDS encoding M16 family metallopeptidase, which produces MGHTATPEAQSGGLTATEHRLANGLRVVLSEDHLTPVAAVCLWYDVGSRHEVKGRTGLAHLFEHLMFQGSGSVKGNGHFELVQGAGGSLNGTTSFERTNYFETMPAHQLELALWLEADRMGSLLAALDQESLDNQRDVVKNERRQRYDNVPYGTAFERLTALAYPEPHPYHHTPIGSMADLDAASLEDARAFFRTYYAPNNAVLAVVGDIDPEQTLAWAEKYFGTIPAHDGKPAPRDGSLPGVMGGQLREVVEEDVPSRALMAAYRLPHDGTRESDAADLALTILGGGESSRLHNRLVRRDRSAVAAGFGLLRLAGAPSLGWLDVKTSSGVEVPAIEAAVDEELARFAQDGPTAEEMERAQAQLEREWLDRLATVGGRADELCRFAVLFGDPQLALSAVQRVLEITPEEVRAIAAATLRPDNRAVLVYEPTGGAEAGADSDNEDEEGADQ; this is translated from the coding sequence ATGGGTCACACGGCCACGCCGGAGGCACAATCCGGCGGCCTCACCGCGACAGAGCACCGCCTGGCCAACGGCCTGCGCGTGGTGCTCTCCGAGGACCACCTCACCCCGGTCGCCGCCGTCTGCCTCTGGTACGACGTCGGTTCCCGCCACGAGGTCAAGGGCCGTACCGGACTCGCCCACCTCTTCGAGCACTTGATGTTCCAGGGCTCCGGCAGCGTGAAGGGCAACGGCCACTTCGAGCTCGTCCAGGGCGCGGGCGGCTCGCTGAACGGCACCACCAGCTTCGAGCGCACCAACTACTTCGAGACCATGCCGGCCCACCAGTTGGAGCTCGCGCTCTGGCTCGAAGCCGACCGCATGGGCAGCCTGCTCGCCGCGCTCGACCAGGAGAGCCTGGACAACCAGCGGGACGTCGTCAAGAACGAGCGCCGCCAGCGCTACGACAACGTTCCCTACGGCACCGCCTTCGAGCGGCTGACCGCCCTGGCCTACCCCGAGCCGCACCCGTACCACCACACGCCCATCGGCTCCATGGCCGACCTGGACGCGGCCTCCCTGGAGGACGCCCGGGCCTTCTTCCGTACGTACTACGCGCCCAACAACGCGGTGCTCGCCGTGGTCGGCGACATCGACCCCGAGCAGACGCTGGCCTGGGCCGAGAAGTACTTCGGCACCATCCCGGCGCACGACGGCAAGCCCGCGCCGCGCGACGGTTCACTCCCCGGGGTGATGGGCGGGCAGCTTCGCGAGGTCGTCGAGGAGGACGTGCCCTCGCGCGCCCTGATGGCCGCCTACCGGCTGCCGCACGACGGCACGCGCGAGTCGGACGCCGCCGATCTGGCGCTGACCATCCTGGGCGGCGGGGAGTCCTCGCGGCTGCACAACCGCCTCGTGCGCAGGGACCGCTCGGCGGTGGCCGCCGGTTTCGGCCTGCTGCGCCTGGCCGGGGCGCCCTCGCTGGGCTGGCTGGACGTCAAGACCTCCAGCGGCGTCGAGGTGCCCGCCATCGAGGCGGCCGTCGACGAGGAGCTGGCCCGCTTCGCGCAGGACGGCCCCACGGCCGAGGAAATGGAGCGTGCGCAGGCGCAGCTGGAGCGCGAGTGGCTGGACCGCCTCGCCACGGTCGGCGGCCGCGCCGACGAACTGTGCCGCTTCGCCGTGCTCTTCGGCGACCCCCAGCTGGCGCTGAGCGCCGTACAGCGGGTCCTGGAGATCACCCCCGAGGAGGTCCGGGCGATCGCGGCGGCCACGCTGCGCCCGGACAACCGCGCGGTGCTGGTGTACGAGCCGACGGGCGGCGCCGAAGCCGGCGCCGACTCCGACAACGAGGACGAGGAAGGCGCGGACCAGTGA
- a CDS encoding HPr family phosphocarrier protein — MAERLVTVGWPEGLHARPASIFVRSVMALGVAVTIAKPGGTPSNAASMLAVLGLGAQGGEEIVLASEAEGADAALDQLAELVTKGLDELPETV, encoded by the coding sequence ATGGCTGAGCGCCTCGTCACTGTCGGCTGGCCGGAGGGCCTGCACGCACGTCCCGCCTCGATCTTCGTCCGCTCGGTGATGGCCCTCGGCGTCGCCGTGACGATCGCCAAGCCCGGCGGAACCCCTTCCAACGCCGCGTCCATGCTCGCCGTGCTCGGCCTCGGCGCCCAGGGCGGCGAGGAGATCGTGCTGGCCTCCGAGGCGGAGGGCGCCGACGCGGCGCTCGACCAGCTCGCCGAGCTGGTCACCAAGGGGCTCGACGAACTCCCGGAGACGGTCTGA